One window from the genome of Verrucomicrobiota bacterium encodes:
- a CDS encoding formyltetrahydrofolate deformylase produces the protein MKHYATITVIGKDKTGVIARITHFLFEQRANIEALEEQVTRGQFSMTLQASWNEGKINPDSLRQGLRALGQSLKMEIQVRLTDPRRKRRVALLATREPHCLETLLKQFSRGKLDAEPAVVIANHTELAPMAAQFKVPFVHIPWNDRVTAEAKSLAELEAHNVDFVVLARFMKILSPNFVWRYKNKIINIHPSLLPSFPGPQAYRQAYEHGVKIIGVTAHFVSIHLDEGPIIAQECFKVLPRMKLKEIVAKGQSLEAKALSRAVNLFLERRLDVYWGTVREV, from the coding sequence ATTAAGCATTACGCAACCATCACCGTCATTGGCAAAGACAAGACCGGCGTCATCGCGCGCATCACTCATTTTCTCTTCGAACAACGGGCCAACATTGAGGCGCTCGAGGAACAAGTAACGAGGGGCCAGTTCAGCATGACCCTGCAAGCCTCCTGGAACGAAGGCAAAATCAATCCCGACTCCTTGCGCCAGGGACTCCGGGCCCTCGGCCAATCGCTCAAGATGGAGATTCAAGTCCGCCTCACTGATCCTCGCCGGAAGCGGCGAGTCGCCCTTCTGGCCACACGAGAGCCGCATTGCCTGGAAACGCTGCTCAAGCAGTTTTCCAGAGGGAAACTGGACGCGGAACCCGCCGTCGTCATTGCGAATCACACCGAATTGGCCCCGATGGCGGCGCAGTTCAAGGTGCCCTTCGTCCACATCCCCTGGAATGACCGCGTCACCGCCGAAGCAAAGTCCCTGGCCGAACTGGAAGCGCACAACGTCGATTTCGTCGTCCTGGCCCGGTTCATGAAGATCCTGTCGCCCAACTTCGTCTGGCGGTACAAAAACAAGATCATCAACATCCACCCGTCCCTTCTGCCCAGTTTTCCCGGACCCCAAGCCTACCGCCAAGCCTACGAACACGGCGTCAAAATCATTGGTGTCACCGCGCACTTCGTGAGCATACATCTCGACGAAGGCCCCATCATCGCCCAGGAATGCTTCAAAGTTCTGCCGCGCATGAAACTCAAGGAAATCGTCGCCAAAGGACAAAGTTTGGAAGCCAAGGCGCTGAGCCGGGCGGTCAACCTTTTCCTCGAACGCCGCCTGGATGTGTATTGGGGCACGGTCCGAGAGGTCTAA